In one window of Pseudoalteromonas espejiana DSM 9414 DNA:
- a CDS encoding glycoside hydrolase family 43 protein, with amino-acid sequence MQNTAQAAPPSNGLSDAELKQLKDLQRANSLIQNHNVLVEHMYTADPSAHVFNGTMYIYPSHDIESKNEINDNGDHFAMRDYHVLSLEESTGKVIDHGVALCVDDVKWASKQMWAPDAAHKLGQYYLYFPARDQQGIFRIGVAKSDSPTGPFKAEDDYIQGTFSIDPAVFEDEDSSHYLYFGGLWGGQLQNWQTSNFNEQNIYPKPGEPAIPARVAKLSDNMISLSEDVKEVVVLDESGAAITVCDNHRRFFEGPWVHKHNGVYYFSYSTGDTHKIVYATGDNPYGPFTYQGVILNPVLGWTTHHSIVKHNGSWFLFYHDSTLSGGQTHLRSIKMAKLEHDESGKIKTISPYEQA; translated from the coding sequence ATGCAAAATACAGCGCAAGCAGCGCCCCCATCTAATGGATTAAGTGACGCTGAACTTAAACAATTAAAAGATTTACAACGCGCCAACTCACTAATACAAAATCACAATGTATTGGTTGAACACATGTATACCGCTGACCCGTCAGCACATGTGTTTAACGGTACAATGTATATTTACCCGTCACACGACATTGAATCAAAAAATGAAATTAATGATAACGGTGACCACTTTGCGATGCGTGACTACCATGTGCTTTCGCTGGAGGAAAGTACAGGTAAAGTCATAGACCATGGTGTAGCACTTTGTGTAGACGACGTGAAATGGGCAAGTAAGCAAATGTGGGCTCCCGATGCCGCGCATAAGCTTGGGCAGTATTATCTTTATTTTCCCGCACGCGATCAGCAAGGCATTTTTAGAATTGGTGTTGCAAAAAGTGACAGCCCAACAGGTCCATTTAAAGCCGAAGATGATTATATTCAAGGTACATTTAGCATTGACCCTGCGGTGTTTGAAGATGAAGATTCAAGCCATTACTTATATTTTGGGGGGTTGTGGGGCGGTCAATTACAAAATTGGCAAACGAGCAATTTTAACGAACAAAATATTTACCCTAAACCGGGAGAACCCGCAATACCTGCGCGTGTAGCCAAACTCTCAGATAATATGATCAGCCTAAGTGAAGACGTAAAAGAGGTGGTTGTTTTAGATGAAAGCGGAGCTGCGATCACAGTGTGCGACAACCACCGCCGCTTTTTTGAAGGGCCTTGGGTACATAAACATAACGGGGTTTATTACTTTTCATATTCAACGGGTGATACACATAAAATTGTTTATGCAACAGGCGATAACCCATATGGTCCATTTACTTATCAAGGCGTTATTTTGAACCCAGTATTGGGATGGACCACTCATCACTCAATTGTAAAACACAATGGTAGTTGGTTTTTATTTTATCATGACAGCACCTTATCTGGCGGGCAAACCCATTTACGCAGTATAAAAATGGCCAAACTTGAGCATGATGAAAGTGGAAAAATAAAAACGATTAGCCCGTATGAACAAGCTTAA